GCGAAACAAGGGCGACAACCCCTCCACGTCAGTGGATGAGGCATATCGGGCCCGACCGGTCGAGGTCGATGCCCGACGGGCTGGGCGCGACTTCGTCAACAACCTCACTCTCGAGGAACTGGAGAAGTACCTGTGAGTCTCTCCAACGCCTTCACCGCCTACGTCGACGCGCCCTCCGACGCCACCCTGCGGCCCCTGCACCGGGCCATCGTCGGCTCTCCCAACTTCAGCCGCGCCACCACCTGGCTCTTTCGTGCCGCCGAGCTCGCCGCAGCCGACCGTCACGACGAGGTCATCCGCCTGGTCGAGGGCCTCATGCCGGGCGCGCTGTTCTGCCCCGACGCCCACGCCCTCCTGAGCACCGCCTACGCGGGCATCGGCGACAGGGGGCGGGCCCGCCGCGAGGCGTTCTACGCAGGCCTCGCCGTAGAGGCGATCCTCGCCTCCGGCGATGGCTCCAAGGCAAGGCCGTGGGTTGTGCTGCACGTGCCAGACGAGTACGCCGCCCTGGCCCGGTTCGGGCTCGCGGCGACGCAGCAGCGCGCCGTCGACGTCGATGGTCTGGTGCATGACGAGCTGACGCTCAGCGACGGCTCGACCCGTTGGTGCAGGTTCGCGGCATGACCACCACCGACCACGAGTGTCAGACTCCGTGGCTGTTCGCCCGGTTGACAGACGGAAGGCTCGAACTCCTGCAGCTCGACCGGCTCCCCGACGACCCCGCCTCCCACGAGGCCACCGTCGCGTCCCTGCGCGGAGCGCTGGGCCGGGCACTCGCGGAGCATCGCGCGGCACAGCTGGCGGAGCTGGACGCCGTCTTCGGCTCGGAGCCGACCAGCCGCGACCATCAGATCGCGCTCGAGTTCGCCGCCGAGCAGCTGGAGGCGGCCCGGTCGTCCCAACCCCTCCCGACGGCGTTCTGGTTCCCCGTCCAGGCCGATGGTCGGGACGAGTCAGGGCAGGTGCATGTGTCGGTGACGGCCGACGACGTCGTCATCCTCGAGGTGCCGCACGGGCTGACCGACCGGCTCGAGGTGGCGACGGCCATCACCCAGGCGCTCAATCTGGCGGTGGCACGGCTCGACGACGACACCATGAAGCGAGTGAACGGCCTGGCCGCCGCCCCCGAGCCCACCGACTGGGCGGCTCTGGCCGGACAGATCGACCGCTTCGGCCTTGGCAAGCACCGAGAAGAGAGACCATGGATGTGAGACGCAGAACCCTCCTGCTGGGCGCCGTCGGTCTCGGCGCCGGATCCCTCGTCGGCTGCACCGCGGCCGAGGGCCCGGTGGACAGGCCCGGCTCCGGTCCAGAACCCGACGGTCCCGGCAGTCAGGACGGCGACATGGTCCCTTTCAACCCAGACAACCTCATCAGCAGCAGGCAGGTGGCCTTCTCGGGTGACGGCGCGGAGTTCGCCGCCC
The DNA window shown above is from Tessaracoccus defluvii and carries:
- a CDS encoding DUF4919 domain-containing protein → MSLSNAFTAYVDAPSDATLRPLHRAIVGSPNFSRATTWLFRAAELAAADRHDEVIRLVEGLMPGALFCPDAHALLSTAYAGIGDRGRARREAFYAGLAVEAILASGDGSKARPWVVLHVPDEYAALARFGLAATQQRAVDVDGLVHDELTLSDGSTRWCRFAA